A single window of Malus sylvestris chromosome 5, drMalSylv7.2, whole genome shotgun sequence DNA harbors:
- the LOC126622527 gene encoding uncharacterized protein LOC126622527 produces MDELQRHLETDTWVLKKKELVVGKEFDALPLVTYKFQFDNGFLKYKGRIVLSLTSSWRDKIFTELHSSPLAGHEGFLKTYKRITRSFYWEGMKKDIKDKVTSCSVCQKHLGPQVQATVSLPVITEVGILQDVSVAILDQRMVKRGNAAVTEILVQWQNHSKEDATWEIYHDLKMKFPEIENL; encoded by the exons ATGGATGAACTTCAAAGACATCTTGAAACAGACACGTGGGTGCTTAAGAAGAAAGAATTGGTGGTTGGTAAAGAATTTGATGCATTACCTCTTGTCACGTATAAATTTCAGTTTGATAATGGGTTCCTCAAGTATAAAGGACGAATTGTTCTCAGCCTTACTAGCTCTTGGAGGGACAAGATATTCACTGAGCTTCACTCCAGTCCTTTGGCAGGTCACGAAGGATTCTTAAAAACATACAAGCGAATCACTCGATCCTTCTACTGGGAAGGGATGAAGAAGGACATTAAGGATAAAGTTACGTCTTGCTCAGTGTGTCAG AAACATTTGGGACCTCAGGTTCAGGCAACAGTGTCCTTACCGGTTATAACAGAGGTTGGCATTTTGCAAGATGTATCGGTTGCGATTTTGGATCAAAGAATGGTCAAGCGAGGTAATGCTGCGGTGACAGAGATTCTGGTTCAATGGCAAAACCACTCCAAAGAAGATGCAACCTGGGAAATCTATCATGATTTGAAGATGAAGTTCCCTGAGATTGAGAATCTGTAA
- the LOC126624458 gene encoding auxin-responsive protein SAUR21-like, which yields MAIRLPVLMHAKRILRQRSLFANRPASTCSLSVPKGFFAVHVGESKKKRYMVPISFLSRPSFQDLLSKAEEEFGYDHPMGGLTIPCREEIFLDLASPLNDMVH from the coding sequence ATGGCTATCCGATTGCCTGTTCTTATGCATGCTAAACGGATTCTCCGCCAGCGAAGTTTGTTTGCAAATCGGCCAGCTTCAACATGTTCTCTAAGTGTTCCAAAAGGCTTCTTTGCAGTGCATGTCGGAGAGAGCAAAAAGAAGAGATACATGGTTCCAATTtcattcttgagtcggccttctTTTCAAGATTTGCTAAGTAAAGCAGAGGAAGAATTTGGATATGACCATCCAATGGGTGGACTCACGATTCCTTGCAGAGAAGAAATATTCCTTGATCTCGCTTCTCCGTTAAACGACATGGTTCATTGA